One genomic region from Lepisosteus oculatus isolate fLepOcu1 chromosome 20, fLepOcu1.hap2, whole genome shotgun sequence encodes:
- the uqcrfs1 gene encoding cytochrome b-c1 complex subunit Rieske, mitochondrial, with protein MLSLAARTGAFSPYLQATSYAVAGQLKPLAPGVVVLKADKVLQDLKKPFLCRESLNGQSPRTGPAVSVSINAPASIRFAHTDIRVPDFSDYRRPEVLDSDKPSQKSSEARRGFSYLLTGATAVVTAYTAKTVVTQFISTMSASADVLALSKIEVKLSDIPEGKNMTFKWRGKPLFVRHRTAKEIEQEADVNLSELRDPQHDLDRVQKPKWVIVIGVCTHLGCVPIANAGDYGGYYCPCHGSHYDASGRIRKGPAPANLEVPYYEFPDEETVIVG; from the exons ATGTTGTCTCTCGCTGCTCGCACCGGGGCTTTCTCCCCGTACTTGCAGGCAACTTCTTATGCTGTGGCCGGGCAGCTTAAACCGCTCGCCCCAGGTGTTGTTGTCCTCAAGGCCGATAAGGTGCTGCAGGATCTAAAGAAACCATTCCTGTGCCGGGAGTCCTTAAACGGGCAGAGCCCAAGAACTGGGCCCGCCGTCTCTGTCAGCATCAATG ctccTGCCTCTATTCGTTTTGCGCATACTGACATCAGAGTCCCTGATTTTTCCGATTACAGAAGGCCGGAAGTGCTGGATTCCGACAAGCCCTCTCAAAAGAGCAGTGAGGCCAGGCGAGGGTTCTCCTACTTGTTGACTGGAGCAACAGCTGTGGTGACAGCTTATACTGCCAAGACAGTTGTCACTCAGTTCATCTCTACGATGAGTGCCTCTGCCGATGTGTTGGCGCTGTCGAAAATCGAAGTCAAACTGTCCGATATCCCAGAGGGCAAGAACATGACCTTCAAGTGGAGGGGGAAGCCACTCTTTGTCCGTCACAGAACAGCAAAAGAGATTGAGCAGGAAGCCGATGTGAACTTAAGTGAGCTGCGAGACCCCCAGCACGATTTAGATAGAGTCCAGAAACCCAAATGGGTGATTGTGATTGGAGTCTGCACTCACCTTGGCTGTGTGCCTATTGCTAATGCTGGTGATTATGGTGGTTACTACTGTCCTTGCCATGGCTCTCATTACGATGCCTCAGGTAGAATAAGAAAGGGTCCTGCACCTGCCAACCTAGAGGTGCCCTATTATGAGTTCCCTGATGAGGAAACAGTTATTGTCGGGTAG